AGGACTGGGCTGCCGGCACGATAAAGGCTAAGGGCTATCTGGGCCACCTGTTCGGGGGTCTTGTTTTGAGCAAAGATGACCTCGGGCCGGCCGTTACGCAGGGCGCGATGGTGGTCTACCCGGGCAAAACCCAGGTTTTCATAGGGGAGAATCTTAATTAGCTCCAGCGCCTCATCAGGGGTATATTTGCCAGCTCTGACGGCTTCTAGAACCTCTTTTAACCGCTCGCGATCCATATGATTTGGCCTCCTCGAAAAGCGACTATACTCTATTAGACAGGAAGGTTCCAAAGTCCTTCTCCTTGCCCATGCCGGGTTGGAGCCAATAGTTGACAACACCGAGGTGCCGAGCCGGGTGCGCGGGAAGGCATGGCTAAACCGGCCGCTGGATGAGGCTTAGCTCACCAGCACTATGCTTTGCCGGCCTGGGAGCTGCTTAGATGCCAGGAATGCTTCCGGCCATACTGGCGCGAGTTGCCATTTAATTCAGAAATCGGGACCGGGAGAGGAAAATGCCGAAGGGTGGAGAAATAAACCAGTCTGTGGGTCAATTACTGGCTGAAGAGCCGGCAGCTAGGTTGCGGCGAATGTAGAAGCGGTTAAAGCGGGTGCGGTAATTAAACCATGAGGTGGAACAAGCCATGAACTTAAATCAGCTGTTGCCGTTGGATCCGACCCTGGCGGCGGTGGGGCTGGCGGGTCTAAGTTTGCTTTTTAGCCTAATTGCCATGATATGGGCTCGGCGCCGCCTGCGGCAACAGCCAGCTTCGGAGGACGCTTCCCTCATTCGGCAAGTAGAGCGCAACCGCCAAGCCATTGACCGTGCCCTTCAGGATATTCACCGTTGCCAAGAGGGCATCGACAGCTGCCGCCGGGAGATTGCTGAGGACCGCTCCCAGCTGGCAGCCTTGGCCAAAAAGCTGGAAAAGAGCCTCAAGCGGGTAGGGCTGGTACGCTTCAACGCCTTTCCCGAAGCTGGGGGAGCTTTAAGCTTTGCTTTGGCGCTCCTTGATGACCACGGGAGCGGGGTGGTGATTTTGACCCTGCACAATCGCGACGATTGTCGCACCTTCATTCGCCAGGTCCGCCACGGTAATTCGGAGCAGCGCTTAACCGCCGAGGAAAAGCAAGCCATCGAGGAAGCCCTCGCAGGAAACCATTGAAAACGTGGTTGCGCTGCGGCTAAGAGTAGCCGTCTTTAGGGGAGCGCTGGTACGACCAGCCGCTCACGGTTTGAGGCTGGGCCAAGCGGCGGACCAGCAATCTGGCCGAAGATATATGTTTTTTGGACGAGAACTGGGGATGTGGATGGGGGACATGATCCTTTCAGGGAAAAGAGTGAGTAAGCGGCTTAGGATAGCAATGGGGTTGGCCTGGGGCGTAATAGTCGCCCTAGCCAGGCGTGGGTTGTTTCGGTTGCGGCCGGGCCGGG
Above is a window of Clostridia bacterium DNA encoding:
- a CDS encoding DUF4446 family protein translates to MNLNQLLPLDPTLAAVGLAGLSLLFSLIAMIWARRRLRQQPASEDASLIRQVERNRQAIDRALQDIHRCQEGIDSCRREIAEDRSQLAALAKKLEKSLKRVGLVRFNAFPEAGGALSFALALLDDHGSGVVILTLHNRDDCRTFIRQVRHGNSEQRLTAEEKQAIEEALAGNH